A single genomic interval of Phoenix dactylifera cultivar Barhee BC4 unplaced genomic scaffold, palm_55x_up_171113_PBpolish2nd_filt_p 000299F, whole genome shotgun sequence harbors:
- the LOC120105494 gene encoding G patch domain-containing protein 11-like: MAGTDGGGEDDDYMGDLSLFIPPEDSSSKKKKFGPNIESPQAPKPKRPKGISWQEQRRLERERKQREEDEQTMAGLEAAIPETNVGFKMLRQMGYTPGSVLGKGGAGQAEPVGLEIRRSRAGIGVISPQEEAARRDRAAAEWKRWREEELMAEFGSRQKTQWRSRRIVGDYRKAEAALAQLENREVVEPPKEDGDEGKEEEEEEEEEITEEDLHDILMKLRDEHHYCLYCGCKFESAEALAIDCPGPDEEDH; the protein is encoded by the exons ATGGCGGGCACAGACGGCGGCGGAGAAGATGACGACTACATGGGCGATCTCTCCCTCTTCATCCCTCCTGAAGACTCCTCTTCCAAGAAGAag AAGTTTGGGCCCAATATCGAATCGCCGCAGGCCCCGAAGCCGAAGAGACCGAAGGGTATAAGCTGGCAGGAGCAGCGGAGGCTTGAGAGGGAGCGAAAGCAGCGGGAGGAGGACGAGCAGACGATGGCTGGGCTAGAGGCAGCGATCCCGGAGACGAACGTGGGGTTCAAGATGCTGCGCCAGATGGGGTACACCCCCGGGTCGGTGCTGGGGAAGGGCGGGGCCGGGCAGGCCGAGCCTGTGGGGCTCGAGATCCGGCGGTCCCGGGCTGGGATCGGTGTCATCTCGCCGCAGGAGGAGGCAGCGAGGAGGGATAGAGCCGCGGCGGAGTGGAAACGGTGGAGGGAGGAGGAGCTGATGGCGGAGTTCGGATCCCGGCAGAAGACGCAGTGGAGGAGCCGGCGGATCGTCGGGGATTACCGGAAGGCGGAGGCAGCATTGGCGCAGCTGGAGAACAGGGAGGTCGTTGAACCGCCTAAGGAGGATGGAGATGagggaaaggaggaggaggaggaggaggaggaagaaatcaCCGAAGAG GATTTGCATGATATATTGATGAAGCTGCGGGATGAACATCATTACTGTCTCTATTGTGGATGTAAG TTTGAATCAGCAGAGGCACTTGCAATTGATTGTCCTGGACCTGAcgaagaggaccactga